CTTGTCTTATCCACTCTTTATCAATCTCAAATGGTTCTTCCTTTATAATTACTGATAAAACTTGTGATTCTCTTGGATCAAATTCTGACGGTGATTTATATACAGCAGTGGCTATATGTGGCCTTCTGATAGTAGGCGACTTTGATTTTGCCAAAACTGATAGAGACATTGTGGTTGAAACATATAGTGGGAGGCTACAACGAATTAATCAGCTAAATCCAGCCTATTTGACATTATAGTACCCTTTATTGTTTCCATATGGAGAGGACGGATACAAGAAAGACATTCCTCTAAATAAAAAAAGTGGTAAAGAAGATAAGGGTAGGCAAGAGGTCTCAATGAAGGAGTTTTTTGCATTCAGGATCCAAGAAAGGCTAGCCGATGCATCTCCATTGCTCTATTCAAGAAGGTTATTTCAGCAATTTTTGGTAGACGGATTCTCCATGATTGAGTCAGCCAGATTAAATTACATTCGGCTTGATCAAGAAAAGTTTAGGTGTGAAATGTACAAGGGCTTATCCGAAGCAGTGTTAAGTGGGAAAACTAGACCTGCGTCAAGAGAAAAACGTATCATTCTACCTTCTTCATTCACGGGAGGGCCTAGGTACATGATACAGAACTCCCAAGATGCAATGGCGATTTGCAGGGTGGTTGGCTATCCAGACATTTTTCTTACATTCACATGTAATCCGAAATAGCTTGAATTAGAAGATTTTCTTAAGAATAGAGACTACATGCAGAAGACCGACTAGACATGGTATGTAGAGTTTTCAAAGTTAAGTTGGACAAACTTATCCAAGACATCAGAAAGAACCAAATATTTGGACGCGTTAGTGCAGGTAAGCAATGTCCTGTTACCTACTCTTTAATATTAATATGCATGTTTTTTAGCTTTTCTAGTACATGTGTATGTTCGTTGTGGAGATATTTTAACTTTTTATGCAACCAATCAttttatacaataaaaaattaacttcttCTATCACACATTTTTAAACAAATCCGCACTAGAAATTCCTATTTCCAAAATATAGCTTAACACATATACACAAAACCctttataaattaaaatgtgTGATGTGAAGATTTTTGgatgaaaagaaaatatggaactgTAAAAATAAGGAACTAAATTACTGTTGAATTAACCTGCAGCCTAAGATGGctacattttttatatatttcagtTCTAGTGAAGTTTTTGAAACTTTATAAATTGCGAATTCCATTCAATTATAAAAAGTTTGCTGGATTTGTATGAATAAAGAGACAATGATTTATGAAATTAACCAGCGTTGTCATTTTTCATCATATAACTACGTAAAAGCATCTCCTGTATTAACTAATGGGAAGTATACAATATCTAAGAACCTGTATAAATGTGTTTGTACATAATCTCCTTTGCAGTTGTGTATACAATTGAGTTTCAGAAGCGCGGTCTCCCTCACACACATATTCTGTTGTTTTTACATCATGATGACAAGTTTCCAATGGGAGAAGACATAGACCAGATCATAAGTGCTGAGATACCTGACAAGGTCAATGATCCACTATATTACGAAGCAGTGGAAAAGCACATAATGCATGGTCCATGTGGTAGTATTAGGAAAGATTCACCATGCATGGAAAATGGTCAATGCATGAGGCACTTTCCTAAGAGGTTTGTTGCGAGTACTACTATTGATGAAGACGATTATCCGGTTTATAGGCGCAGGGATGATGGCAAAATAATAACCAAATCAGGTGTGGAACTTAACAATCGATATGTCGTGCCTCATAATAGGAAGTTATTATTGAAATATGGTGCTCACATAAATGTTGAATAGTGTAACCAGTCAAGATCGATTAAGTATCTATTTAAATACATCAATAAAGGTCATGACCGTGTAACAGCTTCATTTTACAGAAGTGCCACAAGTGATACGGATAATGATCAGTGTGATGAAGTTAGTATGTATTATGATTGTAGGTACATATCCCCGTGCAAAGCTACATGGAGAATTTTCGGGTATAGCATTTATTATAGGAACCCTTCTGTGGTAAGGCTAGGCTTTCACCTTCCTGGTGAACAACCAGTGATATTCAAGGACGATGAAAACTTGGATGACGTTGTTAGGAAAGAGTCTGTGAAAGAATCCATGTTCTTAAGATGGTTCGAGGCAAACAAAAAATACCCTGAAGCTCGATCTTTGACGTATGTGGAATTTCTTTCTAAGTTTGTATGAAAGGCTAATACTAGAAAAAGCATTTTCAAGAAAATCTCATGTAGTTATTGGCCATATTTTCTTTGTACCTCCAGGATCAGGAGAGATTTACTACCTAAGACTACTCCTAAATTATGTTAGAGGACCTACCAGTTATGAATAAATTAGAACTATTGATGGTGTTGTCTACTCGACATTTCGAAATGCATGCTATCCATATGGACTTTTGGCTGATGATAAAGAATACATTAATGCTATAGAGAAAGCAAGTCACTAGGGCTCAGGAGAATATTTAAGAAGGCTCTATGCAACACTCCTGTTTTCTAACTTAATGGCTAGGCTGGAGCATGTATAGGAAAGCACACGGAGAATGCTATCCGATGACATTCTTCATCGGCAAAGAAGGTTACTTAACAATCAAGGTATGTtgttatagttattattattaattgtagaAAAATAAGTATTCTTATTTTTGTATTAGTTTGTCAATACTATTAATGTTACTAGACAACTATCAGTATCAATAAATATTAGTTGACTTATGAATGTGCcagattttaatatatttttacttcgcaaaataaagtataaatctTATACAAAACATAAAGACATGGACACAATTCCCAAAATTAACAATAAGCATTACTAACAAAATAATATACACATGGATCCAAACAAATTCTTTTAAAATGACATACTTACCTTGAGGTGGTTGAGCCACAAATTATATCTGAAGTTGACTATGCACAAATTGTCTCAATGGTCATGAATGCTTATATGGAAGTGTACAATAGGGTGTATCATTTTTCTTTATTCTACATCTTGTTGTATATATGCCATGCAAAAAATCCAATTCTATTAAGCATTGAAGATATCATAAGAAGCTGAAAACATATTGGTATATAGACAATATACATCCAAATAGCAGAGTTCAAATAATCCAATATAGATGTGGAAAATATAAGAATAAACTACATGAGGTAAAACAAATGTATATTTAACTAAATAATGATCTTGGTCATAATAGGACATATGTAAATGCAATTGATGTATGTATTTTATTGCAAAATTTTATCTTCTACAAAATCATACTATTACTTACAATAGTGTATACACTTTGTTAAACAGAGTTACAAATTACAGATGAAGAATTATGGGATCTGACGTTGATAGAAATTGAAAAACTACTCAAGAGTTATAACAAGAGCTTAAGAGATTTTCCATTAATGCCATTCCCTGATATTGATACAAGTTTGATGCAAATTATGAATGGGGGAAACAATAAGTTGATTTCTGATGAGCTTCGGTACGATAAACGAATTTTGAGTGCTGAACATGAAGTGTATGTACCACAACTTACAAATGAGCAAAAGAGAGCTTTTGAATAAGTGATGACAACAGTGAATAGTGGGCAGTGTGCTATTTTCTTTCTGTATGGTTATGCTGGTACGGGAAAAACATTTCTTTGGAAGACACTTGCTGCAGCTATTAGGTCCAAGGGTCAAATCGTGTTGACAGTTACTTCAAGTGGCATAGCATCCCTCTTATTACCCGATGGTAGGACGGCACATTTTTCTTTGCAATACCACtcaatttggatgatttttcaaCATGCAACATAAAGCAAAATACTCCATTGGCTGAATTAATAATCAGAGCTAAGCTTATTATGTGGGATGAAACTCCTATGGTCAATAAACTTTGTATTGAAGCACTCGATAGGACCATGAGAGATATTTTGAGGTTCAACAATATTGCAAGCTTGGAACAACCATTTGGAGGAAAGACAGTAGTTTTTGGTGGTGATTTTCGACAAATACTACCAGTAATACCCATAGGTAGTAGGCAAGAGATTGTCAATGCTACAATTAACTCATCATATATACGAGATAGTTGTAAACTGTTGACTTTGACAAGAAACATGCGCTTACAAGCGGACAATAACAATTGTGAAAATAATGACTTAAGAGAATTTGCTGATTGAATTTTAAGCATTGGAGATGGCAGATGTGGATCATCTATAGATGGTATTGATAATATAAAGATCTTAGATGATATATTGATACATGATTGGGATGATCCTATTAGTTCGATAGGTAAAGCAACTTATCCTGAATTATTTTGCGGTTCAAGTTGTGTTTCACATGTAAAAGACAAAGCCATCCTCGCACCGACACTACAACTGGTAGATGAAATAAACAATTATATGATGATTTTGAACCCATCCAAAGCTCGAACTTATTATGTTTCTGAATCAGAAACAAATAATGATATTTTGGCATCAATTCACACACCAGAGTTCCTAAACACTATTAGATGCTCAGGAGTACCAAACCATGAGATAACTGTTAAGGTAGGGACACCAATCATGTTACTAAGAAACATAGATCACTGAGCAGGTCTATGTAATGGCACACGATTGGTCGTGTCCAAACTTGGAAAGCACATAATAGAAGCAAAAAGTTTAACAGGGAAGGGAGCTGGCCAAAAAGTGTTTATTCCTAGAATGACCCTAACCCCTTCTAATCATAAGATACCCTTTAAATTTCAAAGGCAACAATTTCCTATCATGGTTTCTTATGCAATGACAATTAACAAGAGTCAAGGGCAGTCGTTGTCACATGTTGGTTTGATATTAAAAAAGCCTGTATTCACACATGGGCAACTATATGTTGCAGTTTCAAGAGTTACCAATAAAAGAGGGCTCAAGATCATAATATGTcatgaagaaaaagagaagaaggaaacaaaCAATGTGGTGTTCAAATAAGTATTTAGAAACGTTGTCTAAGTAGTTTTATTATGCGAGTACCACCCATAAGGTATGTCCGAATTGCATGCTTCTTATTTCAACATCCTCATATGTTTTTAATATATGGATATGTTCTCATTTCATTGGTTTTAGGTGGGTGTATCAATGTATAATTCTTGGTTGTGGGTTAGTCAATCAAGTTTTtacaaatcaataaaaaaaagcgAACATATAGGATCAGTAAGGTATTAAATGTAGAATTcgattagaatatatatatatatatatatatatatatatatatatatatatatatatatatatatatatgactttgTAAAGATAGAAGTGCATTTTGTAATGTGCATAAAAGAAATTCACAATGATCTCTATATGCGATGGCAGACCATCCTTATAACAATATACCACAAATCCGTCATAATTAACCTAACAGATCATTCTTTTTGTAGGTGATATTTTCAAACCAGATATGTTGAGTAGAAAAAGAGAGCAAGGATCCAGAGAATGACATTTTGGAATTAAAGTTCACAAACGCTTGCAGAAATAGCTCTAATCTTACTATATTAGCAAGTAAATCAGTTAGGTTGGCATTAAACATGTGAAAAGTATATGCTCAGATGTCGTTTATTCAAATTCATCGACAGAACTCATGTCACATTTTGTGATTTTTTCTAACTAACAGTTAAAAAAGGTAGCATTCTCTTTCTTTATTTCAGGTGAATTTCATATTAAACCCCAGAAAAGGAGTCACACAAGTAGTATAACTATATAGTCTCCCCTCAATCAATCTAACCTCAAGATGgtgcattttttgttttttatgactTCACAAGAGCATTAGTTGGCATTTCGTAAGTCAAAAGATGgtgcattttttgttttttatgactTCACAAGAGCATTAGTTGGCATTTCATAAGTCAAGTCATGCTAACTTTAGTGCGTGTGGAAACAGAATATATGAagtctaaatttaaaatttgttagaaCTATGAGGATATAACTTTATTATCCATTATTtgataaagtaatttttttaaaaatgtcttGTTATAACATTGAGGCAATCACTCTATCAGAATTTAGCATCCATAATATGAAAAAATGATCTGTGGTTATGCAGAAGACTATCTAAAATTTCATAACAATGTTACCGTTcaagagtaatatatatatatatatataaacacctGCTTGGCAAAAAATCGTGCTAGCAAACACATACGCTAAACCAAAACTCGACAATATCTGAGTGttaacccatttttatttatatatttgttcCTTTATACAGTAAGTTAGAAAGTCTTGgttatttatatatttgttcCTTTATACATTAAATTAGATAGTCTATAGCAAGCTACCATTGtgtcaaacaagaatggacagaCACAATGATTCAAAAGGATATATTCTTTCAGATATTCATGCACTTGATGCCAGGgaatcttggctagttttactagccattttttgtatgctttaggttggtttcatgcattttcttaggcaacaagcaagtatttggatgagaattgtatgcatgccttgattcaatcaaacatagttaattatgtgcattttcatgagatttatgcaagaattgtttgatgttataaatgatgcaaaaatcttgtgatttagcaaggctttgaggCATGTGTTTCATTAATGATATGTGATGAAGCAAGAAGGCAATGGAGCAAGAATTGGAGCAAGAAGGCTCGAAGATACATCAATATTGGCAAGGAAAAAGGGgattgcacgttgccaactccagCGTGTTTGTGGACAACGCCAGGAGCAAAATGTTTTGGCCCAGGGGAAGAAGCATGCACATTGTCGACGCCAAGTTCTATGGGCGTGTTTAGCAACAACGTGGCATGCAATCTTGGAAAGCTAGCCTTGAGCACGTTGCCACACTTGGAAAAGGCTAGCGTGTTCCTTGGCATCTCCAGAAACAACGCCAAGGCCAAGAATTTAGGCTTAGGGTGTCACTAGCATGTTGGCACTAGAGTGTTTGATGGCAACTTCACCAACAATTCCAGCAaagttggcagcttgaccttaccttcttcaaggatgcataacttgagctacaaagcttcaaatgaggtaatttcagtggcattggaaagtagacatcaagagctttccaaccatatatcatagtatgggatTGACATTCATTTGAAGCCTCAAAAGCTAGCTTCATTTAGGGCTTCAGAATTTGaacacgttggcaacttggaagagcaagggcgtgttcagcaacaactccagcgaacttggcagcctgaccttacctccttcaatggagtatatcttgagctatagagatccaattaaaGTATTTCTAGTTGCATTGGACAGCTGACATTTAGAGCATTCCAACCATATTtaatagtctatagtgaagcatgaaatggaagcttgaatcagagtcatctttagacCCCAAAAACAAGAACATAAAGATTGAAACTCAAGGAAGCATGAATGAGCCAAGGAAGCTCGAGAGCGTTGCCAAGCTAAGGATGAATTGGTGTGTTCCTTGGCAACTACAGCAACAACGCCATGTCCAAGAATTTGGGATAAGAGAGTTCACTAGCACGTTGCCACTAGCGTGTTTGGTGAAAACGCCCATAACCAAGGTAACttgaccttgccctcttcaatggagcataattTGAGCTAGAAAGATCCAATTGAGATGAACTCaagtgcattggaaagaagacattctgagctttccaatgatatataatagttaataTTGAAGCAAAGGATTAAAGTTCAAAGTCCAGGCAACATCAAGCATGAAAATTAAAGCTAAGAAGGAAGAATGAGccaagtgtttggcaacaacttgggcaacaacttgggcaacaacacACAAGCACCAAGCTCCCAGCCCAGAAAATGCcatagcacgttgccaacgtgcagtagtactggcgtgtttgccagtaaCGCCCGTTCACTGGGCTTGAATCTAAGAGAATGAGCTATGCTCTCCTCTGCTTTCTTCAAAGGCCAACAACTCCACTCTAATGAGCCAGCTAATTCAAGGACAAAGCCCAAAATTGCTAACCCAATTGAGAACCTCTGTGAGCTTTTAggaatagtataaatagagaagagttTTGAGGACTTTTTGGGGAGGAGAAACTCTTTTGGCggaacacacacacacatcatTATTACACTCCACTGGGAGTGGGTCTTCAGACCCCTTCCCTCacactctcttcttctcttttctcttttttcttctttagtTTGTAATTCTCATTTATGAATTCTTTAATTTTCAGTTTTGAATTCTTAATTCTCactctttattttcatgcactttaatttcatgcaatttagttttcattAAAGAGCAATGATCACTTAATTCCCTCTGCATTTGGGAAAGGAgctctatttcaattttaattgaaTTGATGTTTgtcctttcttctcttcttcactctATCTTCATACTTGGATGTCTTTTAGAATCTTTGCAAGAGAGTTTTTTTTCTTCAAAGATCCTTGGATCTATTAGAATCCTATTGTGAACCTTGAGAGAGGGAACATAGGATTCAGTTTGAATGCTCTTGGCATAATGAAGTTGATTCTTGATTTAGAgttggtacgtgacatataaccACTCTAATATTGGGGTCTTTGGATTTATGTAGTATGagattagaaatcatgtttgtTTTTCTAAGAGAGAGTCTTTGTGCTTCATAGATCCAATTAATACCGAGAGGGGGATTGGATCTACTTGAATTACATGTGAGCCTTGAGAAAGGGATTATGAAATTCagtttgaggctcttctctcataatcctcttgatcaacacattcttagttggtatgtgagatgtaaccactttgaattgaggtcttgagggttgtgtgctttttggattaggaattgaacttcacctcttctcatgagcaactagatcaagagattggcaattgattatgtgaagagaaattaaatcaccaagagattggggtttaattactcataatccgccatggatctatcttacatgattgagaaggagtgaGACCCACTGATTCAAGAGGAATCAACATCTCCAATCCCCTATGCTTTCCATccttactttccgtcatttactttctagcaatttactttcctgcactctactttcttgtactttctattccttgcaattttactttctagcactttattttcttgcactttacttttacgtcatttacttttcttgcactttattgctttcttttaatttccagcCATTTATATTTCCGTTTGCTCATCACTCCAAAATGATtttctaactagaataatcaatttactattgattgcttaatcctttaatcctcgtgggattgacctcactctaagtgagttttgttacttgatgtgacccggtatacttgccggtaggtTATGCGcgttaattctttaatttttcgcgtatcaagtttttggcgccgttgtcggggattaattgtgattaacaatctaccggtggttgattacctagattagacactttttctttctctctgttttagtgatttctctgtttttaatactttcttttattttccccaactgtttgtgttaatgcctcaccaagaaaCTCTTACTTGTGATAATTTATTTCTCGTGGTGATTGTGTTattaacatacaacagtttctTTTGCTTAGTTTCATTCCAAATAAATGGGCATATGAttgcattataagtttggtgttgccttgcaacaaattgattttcaatcttcactgggtacttgcattatttttaattgaaagtggcatcctaagtttggtgttgtcacttattttttaatacacaccacttattaatgcaatcacattgtctctgttttacttcttgtgtctttattgtatccttaattttgcttgcttaagtacatgcattactcacatttcactgtgtaagacactcatgatccatcatagaccccatcaccactattttaattgttacttgaggacaagcaatcattctaagtttggtgtgggaaggggaagaaaaggaggaaaatgacaacaataatgaagatgaactataaggtggtaaagtttctttctcctcttacttatttctagCACCTTAAATTGCATGactgtcttctattttctttgtatgcatgtgtaattactccttgtgaataagcataatttggtatttgatttgtaacatgttgctatgatatcatgattatcatcttgaattttacttgcacccaatatttctaagaatgcaacaaagaaataattcttttgaaaggaaaatgttgaagaattttataaatcttggggcaagtaaaagattaagaggagtggagcTTCTGAttatatgattatgtattgaggttgcatgtttatgaaaacttgcatgggagctcatagacaggaaataaagtttagagaagtattatagaatttctcaaacatattttgatccaagaagcagtaacaaaagaaaaaaagaaaaagaaaaacaaagaacaagcccaaggctctaagcatcaattactaggaagaaaaagaaagaaacaagaactcaaatagttaTTGTcgtagttaaatgcttgtggtggatttgtgtcaaagagagaggcttgagtaagtaaatcctaaggggtgcttcaacacctaataccttagaccaactggtttgggcgtattgattgaaagcttatctaaagagccgctttgagatatgacacttagagtcgaggtcaaaatccaaaaaaatgctagaaaataagtgatgcttcaaggtgattatttataaagagacttccataatatcatttgaatgaaagtcctaagatctaagacttccatgatgtaaggactaatgag
The sequence above is drawn from the Arachis hypogaea cultivar Tifrunner chromosome 4, arahy.Tifrunner.gnm2.J5K5, whole genome shotgun sequence genome and encodes:
- the LOC140184138 gene encoding uncharacterized protein, with amino-acid sequence MYKGLSEAVLSGKTRPASREKRIILPSSFTGGPRYMIQNSQDAMAICRVVGYPDIFLTFTFVYTIEFQKRGLPHTHILLFLHHDDKFPMGEDIDQIISAEIPDKVNDPLYYEAVEKHIMHGPCGSIRKDSPCMENGQCMRHFPKRFVASTTIDEDDYPCNQSRSIKYLFKYINKGHDRVTASFYRSATSDTDNDQCDEVSMYYDCRYISPCKATWRIFGYSIYYRNPSVVRLGFHLPGEQPVIFKDDENLDDVVRKESVKESMFLRWFEANKKYPEARSLTYVEFLSKFV